A part of Sulfurimonas sp. HSL-1716 genomic DNA contains:
- a CDS encoding glycosyltransferase family 9 protein: MNILVVRTDKLGDFITALPACKVLKKYDPRNRIIVCVAPLNESLAHACDFIDEVIIDDGRSSVFKLSQRFRAAKIDVSITLFSNTRVAFAQFLARIPKRIAPATKIAQIFYTQRVKQRRSEVKMAEFEYNLELARVLFPDIDLDFEKPLLRFDDALKVYEKFCKANSIEKETIAFHPGFGGSSDANWSVDEYIELVRTVLEKKSLQAVMTFGPDEQNLYDYCREKLKNEDVVFYISKEGLVNFAKLISNFKLFVSTSTGTYHLAALVGIPTMTFFADSLFASSARWKSVSDESLQKHYMIPHDKNKRAKMFEDVKKAITDVF, from the coding sequence TTGAACATCCTGGTCGTTCGCACGGATAAGCTTGGTGACTTTATCACGGCGCTTCCTGCATGCAAGGTGCTAAAAAAATATGATCCGCGAAACAGGATCATAGTCTGTGTAGCGCCTTTAAACGAATCTTTGGCACATGCCTGTGATTTTATCGACGAAGTTATAATCGATGACGGGAGATCATCCGTCTTTAAACTCTCACAAAGATTCCGTGCCGCGAAGATAGATGTTTCCATAACCCTTTTTTCAAATACCCGTGTAGCGTTTGCACAGTTTCTGGCCCGAATTCCAAAACGTATTGCTCCTGCGACAAAAATAGCACAGATCTTTTATACACAACGTGTAAAACAGCGAAGAAGTGAAGTGAAGATGGCGGAATTCGAATATAATCTAGAACTTGCCCGCGTATTGTTCCCCGATATAGATCTCGATTTTGAAAAACCGCTTTTAAGATTTGACGATGCTTTAAAAGTGTATGAAAAATTCTGTAAAGCCAATAGTATAGAAAAAGAAACTATTGCCTTTCATCCGGGATTTGGCGGCTCATCGGATGCAAATTGGAGCGTTGACGAATATATCGAGCTTGTAAGGACGGTTTTAGAGAAAAAAAGCCTGCAGGCGGTGATGACTTTCGGTCCCGACGAGCAGAATCTTTATGATTATTGCAGAGAAAAACTCAAAAACGAAGATGTCGTCTTTTATATCTCCAAAGAGGGATTGGTGAACTTTGCCAAGCTTATAAGCAACTTCAAACTTTTTGTCTCGACATCGACGGGAACATACCATCTTGCAGCACTTGTCGGAATTCCTACTATGACTTTCTTCGCCGATTCGCTTTTTGCAAGTTCTGCACGCTGGAAGAGCGTCAGTGACGAATCTCTGCAAAAACATTATATGATCCCTCATGACAAAAATAAAAGAGCAAAAATGTTCGAAGATGTGAAAAAGGCGATAACAGACGTTTTTTAG
- a CDS encoding UDP-glucose/GDP-mannose dehydrogenase family protein — MKISVIGTGYVGLVSGVCFAQMGNKVTCVDIDEKKIEKLREGIIPIYEPGLEDMTLQNYKKGTLKFTTDASDAIANSLISFIAVGTPMGEDGSADLQYVLAVAKKIGQSMKDYMVIVDKSTVPVGTAEKVRAAVQAELDARGVDIEFDVVSNPEFLKEGAAINDFMHPDRVVIGADSEKALEIMRELYAPFMKQHDRFISMDIKSAEMTKYAANAMLATKISFMNEMSQICERVGADINKVRNGIGSDSRIGYSFIYPGCGYGGSCFPKDVQALAKTAKDNGYMPRILDAVEAVNYAQKKVISDKVIKRFGENLEGRNFAVWGLSFKPETDDMREASSITIINELTARGAKITAYDPKARHEAEAHYLKRNASVSYADAKYDALKDADAVILVTEWQEFRSPDFEEMKKLLKNPIFFDGRNQFNKEKMNKEGFEYFQIGVN; from the coding sequence ATGAAGATATCAGTTATCGGTACGGGGTATGTCGGGCTAGTGAGCGGCGTATGTTTTGCGCAGATGGGAAATAAAGTCACTTGTGTCGATATAGATGAAAAGAAGATAGAGAAACTTCGAGAAGGGATCATTCCTATTTATGAACCCGGTTTGGAAGATATGACCTTGCAAAACTATAAAAAAGGGACTTTGAAGTTTACTACCGATGCAAGCGATGCTATTGCCAACTCGCTTATCTCATTTATCGCCGTAGGAACTCCAATGGGTGAAGACGGGAGTGCAGATCTTCAATACGTTTTGGCGGTTGCGAAAAAAATAGGTCAAAGCATGAAAGACTATATGGTCATAGTCGATAAATCGACCGTTCCGGTAGGTACGGCTGAAAAAGTAAGAGCTGCCGTTCAGGCAGAGCTTGATGCCCGGGGTGTCGATATAGAGTTCGATGTGGTTAGCAATCCGGAGTTTTTAAAAGAGGGTGCTGCCATAAATGATTTTATGCACCCAGACCGTGTCGTGATCGGAGCAGATTCCGAAAAGGCGCTAGAGATCATGCGCGAGCTCTATGCTCCGTTTATGAAGCAGCATGATAGATTCATCTCTATGGATATCAAATCGGCAGAGATGACCAAATATGCCGCAAACGCGATGCTTGCAACGAAGATCTCGTTCATGAACGAGATGAGCCAAATCTGCGAGCGCGTGGGTGCAGATATCAACAAAGTGCGCAACGGTATAGGAAGCGACAGCCGTATCGGATACAGTTTTATCTATCCGGGCTGCGGATACGGCGGGAGCTGTTTTCCAAAAGATGTTCAAGCGCTTGCCAAAACCGCAAAAGACAACGGCTATATGCCGCGCATACTCGATGCGGTAGAAGCGGTAAACTATGCACAGAAAAAAGTGATCTCGGACAAAGTCATAAAGAGATTTGGAGAAAATCTTGAGGGTAGAAATTTTGCTGTATGGGGACTTAGCTTCAAACCTGAAACGGATGATATGCGTGAAGCCAGTTCTATTACCATTATCAACGAGCTTACCGCAAGAGGAGCGAAAATAACGGCTTATGATCCAAAAGCGCGCCATGAAGCGGAGGCCCATTATCTAAAAAGAAACGCTAGTGTTTCTTACGCGGATGCCAAATATGATGCTCTAAAAGACGCCGATGCGGTGATCCTTGTCACGGAATGGCAGGAGTTTAGAAGTCCCGACTTTGAAGAGATGAAAAAGCTTTTGAAAAATCCTATCTTTTTTGACGGACGCAATCAGTTCAACAAAGAAAAGATGAATAAAGAGGGATTTGAATATTTCCAGATCGGAGTAAACTGA
- a CDS encoding LTA synthase family protein, with amino-acid sequence MKFQNRYTQLFTALALSFLFFLATRIFLYISYFDYFSNLDFNETVRSFIMGFRVDAAIIFTFTSLLWLAHLLPYKFTLHKLYRQSLGIIWGTIIASIIFFNIGDSLYFGFVNRHISNELSVIGNDVGILVDMAKDYFPWQTVISVLIFFLVIYIFYKIFTGKLKNTHIKQSEWFVLPVVVLIAFVGIRGKVDGISFGTSDAFAVNKVSSGNLALNGFFCFYRGGNRQNICHAAMTTKKAVEIVKENIHSGKTVFVNEKYPLMRHYKEPNKQKYNVVIVLIESFSAKYLDALSHNDYKATPYLDKLAHEGILYTNFFANGQRSLEGITSIYTGLTQVVGFENLGEGLELYNPSFLGKLAHKNGYTTIAMQSSDRGSFRVDKLSKLAGFEDYYGAEDIPRTGIEEGNPHFGAWDGNMFRFLSHKLHVIKQPFISFCFTASTHAPYYLPAKQWEIYPHSKNSEQGFLNTMYYVDSQIKEFMQRCKKEPWFDNTIFIFTADHVGHAILDKKVKTNSHEKESLLPDFHIPLIVYAPKIFKPHTSSIVASHDDIFPSIVDILGWQSDFTTMSQSIFDQSVKKRFAFVKRGSTIAITDGNGSVGYNYKDFVDEKGYVSKNLKYLLLGCDTAGANLLKNSRWMKP; translated from the coding sequence TTGAAATTTCAAAACAGGTATACACAACTTTTTACTGCCCTGGCTCTTAGTTTTTTATTTTTTCTTGCAACAAGAATTTTCCTATATATCTCATATTTCGATTATTTTTCAAATCTGGATTTCAACGAAACCGTCCGTTCCTTTATCATGGGATTTCGAGTGGATGCGGCGATCATTTTTACCTTCACATCTCTGCTTTGGCTCGCACATCTGCTGCCTTATAAGTTCACCCTTCACAAACTCTACCGACAATCTTTAGGCATTATCTGGGGAACCATTATCGCCTCCATTATCTTTTTCAATATAGGCGACTCTCTCTACTTCGGATTCGTAAACCGCCACATAAGCAACGAACTAAGCGTCATAGGCAACGATGTAGGAATACTAGTAGATATGGCAAAAGATTATTTTCCTTGGCAAACCGTTATTTCCGTGCTTATCTTCTTTCTCGTTATCTATATTTTCTATAAAATATTTACCGGTAAACTCAAAAATACGCATATAAAACAGAGCGAATGGTTCGTTCTGCCGGTCGTCGTTCTCATCGCCTTTGTCGGTATTCGGGGAAAAGTGGACGGCATCTCTTTTGGAACATCCGATGCATTTGCCGTAAACAAAGTCTCTTCGGGTAATCTGGCACTCAACGGTTTTTTCTGTTTTTACCGCGGAGGTAACAGACAAAATATCTGCCATGCGGCGATGACGACAAAAAAAGCAGTAGAGATCGTAAAAGAAAATATTCACTCCGGCAAAACAGTATTTGTTAATGAAAAATACCCGTTAATGAGACATTACAAAGAGCCAAACAAACAAAAATATAACGTTGTTATAGTTCTTATAGAGAGCTTTAGCGCTAAATATCTTGACGCGCTTTCTCATAATGACTATAAAGCGACTCCTTATCTGGACAAGCTGGCTCATGAGGGGATCTTATATACAAATTTCTTTGCCAACGGACAAAGATCACTGGAGGGCATCACTTCTATCTACACGGGACTTACTCAGGTGGTAGGATTTGAAAACCTCGGAGAAGGGTTGGAACTTTACAATCCCAGCTTTTTAGGGAAGCTCGCCCATAAAAACGGCTATACGACGATTGCTATGCAAAGTTCGGACAGAGGATCTTTTAGAGTAGATAAGTTAAGCAAACTGGCGGGATTTGAAGATTATTACGGTGCAGAAGACATTCCCCGTACGGGAATCGAAGAGGGAAATCCGCATTTTGGAGCTTGGGACGGAAACATGTTCCGATTTCTTTCACACAAACTGCATGTCATCAAGCAGCCCTTTATCAGCTTTTGTTTCACCGCATCCACCCATGCACCCTATTATCTGCCGGCAAAACAGTGGGAGATATATCCGCATTCAAAAAACAGTGAGCAGGGATTCTTGAACACGATGTATTACGTGGATTCGCAAATAAAAGAGTTTATGCAAAGATGTAAAAAAGAACCATGGTTTGACAATACGATCTTTATCTTTACGGCTGATCACGTAGGCCATGCCATACTCGATAAAAAAGTCAAAACAAACTCTCATGAAAAAGAGAGCCTTCTTCCGGATTTTCATATTCCGCTTATCGTTTATGCACCCAAGATTTTCAAACCGCATACCTCATCGATTGTCGCCTCTCATGACGACATTTTCCCTTCGATAGTCGATATTCTGGGCTGGCAGTCGGACTTTACAACGATGAGCCAATCAATTTTTGATCAGAGCGTAAAAAAACGGTTTGCATTCGTCAAAAGAGGAAGCACCATTGCCATAACTGACGGCAACGGTTCTGTCGGATACAACTACAAAGATTTCGTAGATGAAAAAGGGTATGTAAGCAAAAATCTCAAATATCTGCTTTTGGGGTGCGACACCGCCGGAGCGAATCTGCTTAAAAACTCCAGATGGATGAAACCGTGA
- a CDS encoding glycosyl hydrolase, which translates to MKKPFVWDDFSDQPFQLKDKNFKKMMRKRELFSIIKTSLTALVVLPISVLMMPFVKRKTVDAQNFFAMSVNLDKEPSLTQEFLEDLGVEHILVRCKLWEMEKLRELNDFILACNAKEVTVNILQDREHIDDPKLLEDDLRKIFTGLQAQRFQIGSTINRAKWGFFSVDEYNRFFETAYKLKQKEFPNIELIGSGVIDFEYHFTAHTLFNFFDYRYDGIASLLYVDRRGAPENTQMGFSLLDKIAWLSTLIWLSPKSKNRLYITETNWPISNTAPYAPTSEYECVDEESYANYLIRYYLLAFASQQVDAVCWHQLIAPGYGLIDNRQGVRKRSAFYAFKTLLFFLKSSQFLRLDIKRGYHILQCLKDEKLIQIHWSLEKRALKNEDYFIAYSRDGEVITDDEIIIFDKPVYLQIKD; encoded by the coding sequence GTGAAAAAGCCATTTGTCTGGGACGATTTTTCGGATCAGCCCTTTCAGTTGAAAGATAAAAATTTTAAAAAGATGATGAGAAAGCGTGAGCTTTTTTCCATCATAAAAACATCTCTTACCGCTCTTGTCGTTCTGCCGATTTCCGTTTTGATGATGCCTTTTGTCAAGCGTAAAACCGTCGATGCCCAAAACTTTTTTGCGATGAGCGTAAACCTTGACAAAGAACCTTCCCTCACACAGGAGTTTTTAGAAGACCTCGGCGTCGAGCACATCCTCGTCCGCTGTAAGCTTTGGGAGATGGAAAAACTCAGAGAGCTCAACGATTTTATTCTCGCATGCAACGCCAAAGAGGTGACCGTAAACATTCTTCAAGACCGTGAACATATAGACGACCCAAAACTTTTAGAAGACGACCTTCGAAAAATATTTACCGGTCTGCAGGCACAAAGATTTCAGATCGGCTCGACCATAAACAGAGCAAAATGGGGATTTTTCAGCGTCGATGAATACAACCGTTTCTTTGAAACGGCGTACAAGTTAAAACAAAAAGAGTTTCCAAACATCGAGCTTATCGGTAGCGGGGTCATCGATTTTGAGTACCATTTTACCGCTCATACGCTGTTTAATTTTTTTGATTACAGATATGACGGCATTGCTTCGCTTTTATACGTAGACAGGCGCGGTGCGCCTGAAAATACACAGATGGGTTTCAGCCTTCTTGATAAAATAGCATGGCTTAGCACCTTGATCTGGCTCAGTCCCAAAAGCAAAAATCGTCTGTATATAACCGAGACGAACTGGCCTATCTCAAACACAGCGCCCTATGCACCGACAAGCGAATACGAATGCGTGGATGAAGAGAGTTACGCGAACTATCTGATCCGATACTATCTCCTGGCATTTGCCTCCCAGCAGGTCGACGCCGTATGCTGGCACCAGCTCATAGCTCCGGGCTACGGGCTTATCGACAACCGGCAAGGCGTAAGAAAACGAAGTGCTTTTTATGCTTTTAAGACGCTCCTTTTCTTTTTAAAAAGCTCGCAGTTTCTGCGCCTTGATATAAAAAGAGGCTATCACATCCTTCAATGCCTCAAAGATGAAAAACTGATCCAGATCCACTGGTCGCTGGAAAAAAGAGCTTTAAAGAACGAAGATTATTTTATCGCTTACTCCAGAGACGGTGAAGTGATCACCGATGATGAAATAATCATATTTGACAAGCCCGTATATTTGCAAATAAAAGATTAG
- a CDS encoding phosphatase PAP2 family protein, with amino-acid sequence MQQNFFTKKSLGVFNIVWILFITSSLLFVLFPQIDLYISSLFYYAKEGFSTNGTWYEKLLYDSVKPVVAIAAALPILIWFYNLASKKNLLHVNAKVVLYALLVLAIGPGIIVNDIFKEHWGRARPAQTVEFGGKLEFTPAFVISDQGGYSFSCGHAAGAFFLLSLALLAKRKKAFWITLASAYGIAISYIRIAAGGHYLSDTVVSFFIVFIVSLMLHHFIFKDKTYETS; translated from the coding sequence ATGCAGCAAAACTTTTTTACAAAAAAGAGTTTGGGAGTATTCAACATTGTTTGGATACTTTTTATTACTTCCTCTCTTCTTTTTGTCCTCTTTCCGCAAATAGACCTCTATATCTCTTCTTTGTTCTATTACGCAAAAGAGGGTTTTAGCACAAACGGCACTTGGTATGAAAAGCTGCTTTACGATTCGGTAAAACCTGTTGTTGCCATCGCAGCAGCACTTCCTATTCTTATTTGGTTTTATAACCTTGCAAGCAAAAAAAACCTTTTACATGTAAATGCAAAAGTGGTACTCTATGCTCTTTTGGTTTTGGCGATCGGTCCGGGTATCATCGTAAACGATATTTTTAAAGAGCATTGGGGACGTGCACGTCCTGCACAGACCGTAGAGTTTGGAGGAAAACTAGAGTTTACTCCTGCTTTTGTCATAAGCGACCAGGGAGGGTACTCCTTTAGCTGCGGACATGCTGCAGGAGCATTCTTTTTGCTCTCTTTAGCATTGCTTGCAAAAAGAAAAAAAGCATTTTGGATTACCTTGGCATCTGCCTACGGAATCGCTATCAGCTATATTAGAATCGCTGCTGGAGGGCACTACCTTAGTGATACGGTCGTCTCATTTTTTATCGTCTTTATCGTCTCTTTAATGCTGCACCATTTTATTTTCAAGGACAAAACATATGAAACTTCGTAA
- a CDS encoding LTA synthase family protein — translation MKLRNQLLPLIYLLLFSFIVMMAIRLSLYGFYPEDFADLTTVEFFKSLFMGFRVDMITLFTFSSIFVLLLLFIQKKVIRLAIGLLWGVVLNTIFILTFSDVLYYYYIHRHMSNEIFNLGNDTDIIFGMAFGSMLHYTLVAIVLSVLFLFGVYKLFKAEVQTFIRGKKFFVVFFAVVLLFFIGIRNNFAGKSFGISDAYAVNKVSSGNLALNGFFTMYRSEDSPAKHNLMHLNEAVKITRSALASANTPYIYPEYPLERHYAKKDKPQYNVVIVLLESFGAEHLDGFTHYKELGITPYFKKLSEEGLKFTNFYSNGFRSIFGITSMFSGVTIPLGFPYLGHGLELSNLSYLGKVAKENGYHTIAMQAANRRSYRVDAVSHLAGFDQYYGAQDMPNVEQVDPGRAPETGTYDYNMFAFYHKKLNEMKEPFLGFAFTDTTHSDYHLPSKKFERYPHDLKNYNGFLNAHIYTDDAIRRFIEGVKKEPWFDKTIFIFTSDHGSGDALNPIARQYRPNDKPLPSIEHFRIPLIIYAPKIFKPRVIKTLGCHNDIFPTIVDMLGWKADITTMGSSLFDKNVSKRFAYFFAGNLIGIKTNEGYIKYNFKHVVETSGDANQTADMKKLLFAVDTAEAGLLQKNKWAK, via the coding sequence ATGAAACTTCGTAATCAGCTCTTGCCTCTGATTTATCTGCTTCTCTTTAGTTTTATCGTTATGATGGCGATTCGCTTGAGCCTTTACGGTTTTTATCCCGAAGACTTTGCTGATTTAACGACCGTCGAGTTTTTCAAATCCCTTTTCATGGGTTTTCGTGTAGATATGATCACCCTTTTTACTTTTTCGTCTATCTTTGTCCTTTTGCTGCTCTTTATACAAAAAAAAGTTATAAGACTCGCTATAGGACTTTTATGGGGTGTTGTTTTAAACACTATCTTCATTCTAACGTTTAGTGACGTTTTGTACTACTATTACATCCATCGACATATGTCAAACGAGATATTTAATCTCGGTAACGACACCGACATTATTTTCGGTATGGCTTTTGGTTCTATGCTGCATTATACATTGGTGGCCATAGTTCTGTCCGTTCTATTTTTATTTGGTGTATACAAACTTTTTAAAGCTGAAGTGCAAACATTTATACGGGGTAAAAAATTCTTTGTTGTATTCTTCGCCGTGGTATTACTGTTTTTCATAGGAATCAGAAACAATTTTGCAGGAAAAAGCTTCGGTATAAGCGACGCATATGCCGTCAATAAAGTAAGTAGCGGGAACTTGGCATTAAACGGCTTTTTCACGATGTACCGTTCTGAAGATTCTCCCGCTAAACACAATCTTATGCACCTGAACGAAGCGGTAAAAATAACTCGTAGTGCACTCGCTTCTGCAAACACACCATATATCTATCCTGAGTATCCTCTAGAGCGCCATTACGCTAAAAAAGACAAGCCGCAATATAACGTCGTTATCGTTTTGTTAGAATCTTTCGGAGCAGAACATCTTGACGGTTTTACCCATTACAAAGAACTGGGTATCACTCCTTACTTTAAAAAGCTGAGTGAAGAGGGGCTCAAATTTACAAATTTTTATTCCAATGGATTCCGTTCTATTTTCGGTATCACTTCTATGTTTTCAGGGGTAACGATTCCACTTGGTTTTCCGTATCTTGGACACGGTCTTGAGCTCTCAAACCTCAGTTATCTTGGAAAAGTAGCCAAAGAAAACGGGTATCACACTATTGCTATGCAAGCAGCGAACCGCCGCTCTTACAGAGTAGATGCGGTCAGCCACTTGGCGGGATTTGATCAGTACTACGGCGCACAGGATATGCCTAATGTCGAGCAGGTAGATCCCGGGAGAGCACCGGAAACCGGAACATACGATTACAATATGTTCGCTTTTTATCATAAAAAGCTCAATGAGATGAAAGAGCCTTTCTTAGGTTTTGCATTTACGGACACGACTCACTCAGACTATCACCTCCCAAGCAAAAAGTTCGAGCGTTATCCGCATGATCTTAAAAATTATAACGGATTTCTAAACGCCCATATCTATACCGACGATGCTATAAGACGTTTTATAGAAGGTGTAAAAAAAGAGCCGTGGTTTGACAAAACTATTTTCATATTTACTTCCGACCATGGAAGCGGTGATGCACTTAATCCTATTGCCAGACAATATCGTCCAAATGATAAGCCTCTACCGAGTATAGAGCATTTTAGAATTCCTCTTATCATCTATGCACCAAAAATATTCAAACCGCGTGTTATCAAAACACTGGGATGTCATAACGATATTTTCCCAACTATTGTAGATATGCTCGGCTGGAAAGCGGATATTACGACTATGGGCAGTTCGTTGTTCGACAAAAACGTTAGTAAAAGATTCGCTTACTTTTTTGCAGGTAATCTTATCGGCATCAAAACGAACGAGGGCTACATCAAGTACAACTTCAAACACGTGGTAGAAACTTCAGGTGATGCAAACCAAACGGCAGATATGAAAAAACTTCTTTTTGCCGTAGATACAGCTGAAGCAGGATTACTACAGAAAAACAAGTGGGCAAAATGA
- the waaF gene encoding lipopolysaccharide heptosyltransferase II: protein MKILVVLPNWLGDALMATPAIEYLAARHPEAKFTFVGSFVSIEALKHHPRCEKFYIDKTKEKGSRFLNTYRFAKKLGRFDLAVSFRNQLHASLLLRWTGAPICCARSSWHSRLLLTHTPNISTDQHLVLQYLQIAACNADEKPADAQPLKLYIQKHRFDKETLGINAGATYGSAKRWYPERFAQVAAHFSDRFDIVIFGGPNEVEMAKDIEKELKRLGIKNYTNLAGKTSIQELCAYIGGCSLFVTNDSGPMHVACSYQVPTVAVFGPTRYKETSQWKNEKSRIVRHEMDCSPCMKRECPLGHHNCMKEITADEVIDAVKSLHI, encoded by the coding sequence ATGAAGATCCTCGTTGTTCTTCCCAACTGGCTCGGCGATGCACTTATGGCAACACCCGCTATCGAATATCTCGCGGCACGTCATCCCGAAGCAAAATTCACTTTTGTCGGAAGTTTTGTTTCTATCGAGGCGTTAAAACATCATCCACGATGCGAAAAATTTTATATCGATAAAACAAAAGAAAAGGGCAGCAGATTTCTAAACACGTACAGATTCGCAAAGAAGCTCGGCCGATTCGACTTGGCGGTAAGTTTTAGAAACCAGCTCCATGCATCGCTGCTTTTAAGATGGACAGGCGCACCTATATGCTGTGCCCGGTCCTCTTGGCATTCACGGCTGCTGCTTACACATACGCCGAATATCTCGACAGATCAGCATTTGGTCCTGCAATACCTTCAGATCGCCGCTTGCAACGCAGATGAAAAACCGGCGGATGCGCAGCCTCTTAAACTTTACATCCAAAAACACCGTTTTGACAAAGAAACTTTAGGCATAAATGCGGGCGCCACTTACGGAAGCGCCAAAAGATGGTATCCCGAACGTTTTGCACAGGTTGCGGCTCATTTTAGCGACAGATTCGACATCGTAATCTTCGGCGGACCAAACGAAGTCGAGATGGCTAAAGATATCGAAAAGGAACTAAAAAGGCTTGGCATAAAAAACTACACGAATCTTGCGGGAAAAACATCCATACAAGAGCTTTGTGCCTATATAGGAGGATGCTCGCTGTTTGTCACGAACGACAGCGGTCCCATGCATGTGGCGTGCTCCTATCAAGTACCGACCGTCGCTGTTTTCGGACCGACACGATATAAAGAAACCTCACAATGGAAGAACGAAAAAAGCAGGATCGTCCGCCACGAGATGGATTGTTCTCCATGTATGAAACGAGAATGCCCGCTGGGGCATCACAACTGTATGAAAGAGATCACGGCAGATGAAGTAATCGACGCCGTCAAAAGCCTGCATATTTAA